A genomic window from Aerosakkonema funiforme FACHB-1375 includes:
- a CDS encoding RNA ligase family protein translates to MSIFKVEVVKINNVLPHPNADRLDIATIEGMAYQVIAAKGNFKPGDLAFYFPIDSVIPDRFLDEFGIRPYYSKKLRAAKLRGIFSEGLLIPVGDNFAGNVGDDCTEHFGVTKYEYPIPQTMNGDMETAIGQYKFPSPENLKRYRDILFDGEEVVVTEKVHGTNFSVLVDAEGITHIGSHHYFWKNNENNKTLVYVRAYNDNPILHKFPKNTQVFGEIYGVQDIKYGLKDGKIGIVIFAVRTEGKFLNYPDFVAFCQEFNLPRVPVLYIGAYSWEAISQFNNANSVLNPNSMMEGVIVQPTLERTHPEIGRVVLKLISDRYLLRQEGTELH, encoded by the coding sequence ATGAGCATTTTTAAAGTAGAAGTTGTCAAAATCAACAATGTATTACCTCATCCCAATGCAGACCGACTAGACATCGCCACTATTGAAGGGATGGCGTATCAGGTGATCGCCGCCAAGGGAAATTTTAAACCAGGCGATTTAGCATTTTACTTTCCGATCGACAGCGTTATCCCCGATCGCTTTCTAGATGAATTCGGGATTCGTCCTTACTATTCTAAAAAACTGCGGGCGGCCAAACTGCGGGGAATTTTCTCTGAAGGTTTGCTCATTCCAGTTGGCGATAACTTTGCGGGAAATGTTGGGGACGACTGCACGGAACATTTCGGCGTAACCAAGTACGAATACCCCATTCCCCAAACGATGAACGGGGATATGGAAACTGCGATCGGTCAATACAAATTCCCCAGTCCCGAAAACCTGAAGCGCTACCGAGATATTCTCTTTGATGGCGAAGAAGTTGTTGTCACCGAGAAAGTTCACGGAACGAATTTCAGCGTTTTAGTAGATGCTGAAGGTATAACTCACATTGGCAGTCACCATTACTTTTGGAAAAACAACGAAAATAACAAAACTCTGGTTTATGTGCGGGCGTACAACGATAACCCCATCCTCCATAAATTCCCCAAAAATACGCAAGTTTTTGGAGAAATTTACGGCGTGCAGGATATCAAGTATGGTTTGAAAGATGGTAAAATTGGAATAGTTATATTTGCTGTTCGGACAGAAGGGAAATTCCTAAATTATCCCGACTTCGTAGCGTTTTGCCAAGAATTTAATCTGCCGAGAGTACCTGTACTTTATATTGGTGCTTACAGTTGGGAAGCAATATCTCAGTTTAATAATGCCAATAGCGTACTAAATCCTAATAGCATGATGGAAGGCGTTATCGTGCAACCAACGCTCGAAAGAACGCATCCAGAAATCGGTCGAGTAGTGCTGAAACTGATAAGCGATCGCTACCTGCTTCGTCAAGAAGGTACGGAATTGCATTAG
- a CDS encoding HesA/MoeB/ThiF family protein, with protein sequence MSIFFHEQRYRTSEVMAQIRDFAVTICGAGALGANIAESLARSGFGKLKVIDRDRIEEHNLSTQPYYRSDIGAFKAKMLANSLYRALGVNAEAQSKELTSANAAQLLNGTFLVIDTFDNSVARQAVKDYCETAKLPCLHVGLGGDYGEVIWNELYRVPSPANDDVCDYPLARNLVTLTVAVACEVMITFVATQQRQNFTITLRDLAVKPFA encoded by the coding sequence ATGTCTATTTTTTTTCACGAACAACGCTATCGCACATCTGAGGTGATGGCACAAATACGCGACTTTGCAGTCACCATCTGCGGCGCGGGTGCTTTGGGTGCAAATATTGCTGAAAGTCTGGCGCGATCGGGTTTTGGTAAACTGAAGGTAATCGATCGCGATCGTATCGAGGAACACAATCTTTCCACCCAACCATACTACCGTTCCGATATCGGTGCTTTCAAAGCGAAGATGCTGGCAAATTCACTCTACCGCGCCTTGGGAGTGAATGCAGAGGCACAATCAAAAGAATTAACATCTGCCAATGCAGCACAATTACTGAACGGCACATTTTTAGTTATCGATACTTTTGATAATAGCGTTGCCCGTCAAGCTGTAAAAGACTACTGCGAAACTGCCAAACTGCCTTGCCTTCACGTTGGATTAGGCGGAGATTACGGCGAAGTAATTTGGAACGAACTTTACCGCGTCCCCTCTCCCGCAAACGACGATGTGTGCGATTATCCCCTAGCGCGTAATTTGGTGACCCTGACAGTTGCTGTCGCCTGCGAAGTTATGATTACCTTTGTTGCCACACAACAGCGACAGAATTTCACAATCACCTTGAGGGACTTAGCAGTTAAACCATTTGCCTAG
- a CDS encoding bis(5'-nucleosyl)-tetraphosphatase produces MQQIKSCGIIVMRTEPQLSFLLMQKPHRYDLPKGHMEPGEDEWSCALRELHEETGIAASNLELDREFRFTTTYLRSAERYDGETVNKTVVIFLGWLKQKVKIELSEHSGYKWVKWKPPHTIQKKTIDPLLAQLEIYFREKGAKIIV; encoded by the coding sequence ATGCAACAAATCAAATCCTGCGGCATAATTGTTATGCGTACTGAACCCCAGTTAAGTTTTTTGCTCATGCAGAAACCCCATCGCTATGACTTGCCAAAAGGTCATATGGAACCTGGAGAAGATGAGTGGAGTTGCGCCCTCCGCGAATTGCATGAGGAAACTGGTATTGCCGCCAGCAATTTAGAACTCGATCGCGAATTTCGTTTCACCACTACCTACCTAAGATCCGCCGAAAGATATGACGGTGAAACAGTCAACAAAACAGTGGTGATATTTCTGGGATGGCTCAAACAAAAAGTCAAGATCGAACTCAGCGAACACAGCGGTTATAAATGGGTAAAATGGAAACCACCCCATACAATCCAGAAAAAAACTATCGATCCACTACTCGCGCAACTAGAAATTTATTTTCGTGAAAAGGGAGCTAAAATTATTGTCTAA
- a CDS encoding AAA family ATPase, with product MGSGYFNNDDAPVNQNPQAKGLLGSGWRPLSRQFNWDFFWHLLSQDSWQLSQKALAVASDIADAMGRNEYTWWANLLNVFSENTRYKVDEFWNYVTPEPLAPNYRCKEVLNTETPIAQTVSRDSIPIDYVLNRLQEITVLKILDLLGRPDVITQYYMERYYYYPVARFVNWDRLETLGTIYAYWSKYEVWLQVDTYEKGRKYYSIMSNNLAPLINKATYNLAVMLSGYKSRVGQIHSQFPIKSFPADIQSFTDKIQQAILDQNQLAVLVHGEPGTGKTAWTQAVAKEILMPLGYVIFILDHDAVENFVPPSYLERICLIINEADNLAQDRGGEAAQYNNKTEHILSLLDGTLYQSVIEEGGIQAQQKLVVLMTCNTTERLDPAVLRKGRVDFIYEFVHRFV from the coding sequence ATGGGGTCAGGATATTTTAACAACGACGACGCTCCCGTAAATCAAAATCCCCAAGCAAAAGGCTTACTCGGATCTGGTTGGAGACCCTTATCCCGGCAGTTCAACTGGGATTTTTTCTGGCATCTTTTATCTCAGGATTCTTGGCAACTAAGTCAGAAGGCTCTAGCTGTAGCTAGCGATATTGCCGATGCGATGGGTCGCAACGAATATACCTGGTGGGCTAATTTATTAAATGTTTTTTCTGAAAATACGCGATACAAAGTAGATGAATTTTGGAATTACGTCACCCCCGAACCCCTCGCCCCTAATTATCGATGTAAAGAAGTTCTGAATACCGAAACTCCGATCGCGCAAACAGTCAGCCGGGACAGCATTCCCATTGATTACGTCCTCAACCGCTTACAAGAAATTACTGTCCTCAAAATACTGGATTTATTGGGTCGTCCCGATGTAATTACCCAGTATTATATGGAGCGCTATTACTATTATCCAGTAGCTCGTTTTGTTAACTGGGATCGCCTGGAAACATTAGGAACAATTTATGCGTACTGGTCTAAGTATGAAGTTTGGCTGCAAGTAGACACTTACGAAAAGGGACGCAAATATTATAGCATAATGTCTAATAATTTAGCGCCCTTAATTAACAAAGCTACTTACAATTTGGCAGTGATGCTGAGCGGCTACAAAAGCCGTGTCGGGCAAATTCACAGCCAGTTTCCCATTAAAAGTTTTCCCGCCGATATCCAAAGTTTTACCGATAAAATACAGCAGGCAATCCTCGACCAAAATCAGTTAGCTGTTCTCGTACACGGAGAACCGGGAACAGGTAAAACCGCATGGACTCAAGCAGTGGCAAAAGAAATCTTAATGCCGCTGGGATACGTAATTTTTATCCTCGATCACGATGCGGTGGAAAATTTTGTACCGCCAAGTTACTTAGAGCGAATTTGTCTGATTATTAACGAAGCGGATAACTTAGCTCAAGATCGAGGTGGCGAGGCGGCTCAATATAATAACAAAACAGAACATATTTTGAGTTTGCTGGATGGTACTTTGTACCAAAGCGTGATAGAAGAAGGCGGTATCCAGGCACAACAAAAGTTAGTTGTTTTAATGACTTGTAACACAACTGAAAGATTAGATCCGGCAGTTTTACGCAAAGGTAGGGTTGATTTCATTTATGAATTTGTGCATCGATTTGTCTAA
- a CDS encoding late competence development ComFB family protein — MQTFSSPQHPGSITSVDNGTACAECDSGDLSSLPRRRPPTSGESGSSDGGKSFMQPRKQFINLMEELVLKEAIAQIEEFEATSDCLLDIGDIAAYALNRLPPLYATTDEGADYQRQRAEEELQETIAQRVSEAISRYLEQPETLLKGQPLGKSSPKELFKQISTLLEANLHRFEQDDGDLG, encoded by the coding sequence ATGCAAACTTTCTCGTCTCCGCAACATCCTGGGTCAATAACATCCGTCGATAATGGGACGGCTTGTGCGGAATGCGACTCAGGCGATCTGTCATCATTACCACGACGCAGACCTCCTACTAGCGGAGAATCTGGGTCATCGGATGGGGGAAAATCATTTATGCAGCCTCGAAAACAGTTTATTAATTTGATGGAGGAGTTGGTACTCAAAGAGGCGATCGCGCAGATAGAGGAATTTGAAGCTACTAGCGACTGTTTGCTGGATATCGGCGACATCGCAGCTTATGCCCTCAATCGCTTGCCGCCGTTGTATGCTACGACAGACGAAGGTGCAGACTATCAACGCCAACGTGCGGAGGAAGAACTTCAGGAGACGATCGCCCAGAGGGTAAGTGAGGCGATTTCCCGTTACTTAGAACAACCAGAAACTTTGTTAAAAGGGCAACCTTTGGGCAAGAGTTCTCCCAAAGAACTTTTCAAGCAAATTAGTACTTTGCTGGAGGCTAACTTGCACAGATTTGAACAAGACGATGGCGATTTAGGATAA
- a CDS encoding RNA 2'-phosphotransferase: MNDSRLVKISKYLSKYLRHTPEEIGLKLAEGGWVSVNELLAASAKHNFPISPDQLNEVVAKNNKKRFSFDTTGTLIRANQGHSVEIDLQLEPTLPPNVLYHGTGHRAVESILENGLNKMSRHHVHLSTDIATAKAVGKRHGNPVVFAVDATRMHRDGYEFYCSDNGVWLVDNVPPAYLKQI, encoded by the coding sequence ATGAACGATTCTCGTCTAGTTAAAATCAGCAAATATCTGAGCAAATACCTACGTCACACTCCCGAAGAAATTGGCCTCAAACTTGCAGAAGGAGGTTGGGTTTCCGTAAATGAACTACTAGCCGCTTCTGCAAAGCACAACTTTCCCATCTCCCCCGACCAGTTGAATGAAGTAGTCGCCAAAAACAATAAAAAACGGTTTTCCTTCGACACCACAGGCACTTTAATTCGGGCTAACCAAGGGCATAGTGTCGAAATCGATTTGCAATTAGAACCCACTCTTCCTCCAAATGTGCTATACCACGGTACAGGACATCGCGCCGTCGAGTCCATTCTGGAAAACGGGCTTAACAAAATGTCACGACACCACGTCCATCTATCGACAGATATTGCTACAGCAAAAGCAGTGGGCAAACGGCACGGAAACCCAGTCGTTTTTGCAGTAGACGCTACCCGAATGCACCGGGATGGTTACGAATTTTACTGTTCTGATAATGGAGTTTGGTTAGTGGATAATGTTCCGCCCGCATATCTCAAGCAGATATAA
- a CDS encoding DUF6939 family protein, with product MPVIVKSRRTSIDNLRKHYGEATIIDVTSRGSEPWIRFSPFYPHGNIPVPFSPGYFSMTVEGIWQGLKVFESADVDPSKLMITNMKGIKRTQRTHGKVLGHRAGLTGERLLSYAEARRAIYLPSYKWVLENCLQNFLSQIQQLSADKTLLLLDYETNCDLDNLSKPLSHASLIKRYLENDWPS from the coding sequence ATGCCAGTAATTGTGAAAAGTCGCCGCACCTCGATCGATAACTTACGCAAACACTATGGAGAAGCTACTATTATTGACGTTACCTCTCGCGGTTCGGAACCTTGGATTCGATTCAGCCCATTTTATCCTCACGGTAACATTCCCGTTCCCTTTTCGCCTGGATACTTTAGCATGACAGTCGAAGGCATCTGGCAAGGCTTAAAAGTTTTCGAGTCAGCCGATGTAGACCCTAGCAAACTGATGATAACTAACATGAAAGGTATCAAGCGCACCCAACGCACTCACGGAAAAGTGCTGGGTCATCGGGCTGGATTAACAGGAGAGCGATTGTTATCTTACGCAGAAGCGCGTCGCGCCATCTATCTACCCTCATATAAATGGGTGTTGGAAAATTGCCTTCAGAACTTTCTCTCTCAAATTCAACAGCTTAGTGCAGACAAGACATTATTATTATTAGACTACGAAACTAACTGCGATCTAGATAATTTATCAAAGCCTTTATCACACGCAAGTTTAATCAAGCGATACCTGGAAAATGATTGGCCTTCTTAG
- a CDS encoding RNA-guided endonuclease InsQ/TnpB family protein → MLTALKVRLYPNKEQQIALAKNFGCCRFVWNYYLNKTNTQYQETGKGLSYYDMAKDLTQLKKHENFLWLKEASSSALQQSLKNLEAALKNFFEHRAGFPKFKSKHRKQSLRYPAGCSIKNNGIQLPKLGVVKAVISKKLGSEIKSVTVSKDSTDKYFAAILWEVEDTLTIEDGKISGIDLGLNSLVTVFDGETTYKVDPIKPTRKYAKRLRRRQQSLSRKKLGSNNRKKQVKKVAKVHQKIANTRLDFLHKLSRKLVDENQVIVVEDICVKGVARTKLAKSVLDAGFGMLVNFLASKLKRVGGTLVEVDKFFPSTKLCNYCKFKNDSLTLKDREWTCPKCGTHHDRDSNATKNIREEGIRILSTNTDGQSELQACGEDLRLVSNSTKKRSSVKQESPVIASA, encoded by the coding sequence ATGTTAACAGCTTTGAAGGTCAGATTGTATCCGAACAAAGAGCAGCAGATAGCCTTAGCTAAAAACTTTGGCTGCTGCCGCTTTGTTTGGAACTATTACCTAAACAAGACTAACACGCAATATCAAGAAACAGGAAAAGGTTTAAGCTACTACGATATGGCGAAAGATTTAACGCAACTGAAGAAACATGAGAATTTCTTGTGGTTAAAAGAAGCGTCATCTTCCGCATTGCAGCAATCACTTAAAAACCTAGAAGCAGCACTTAAGAATTTCTTTGAACATCGGGCTGGATTCCCGAAGTTTAAAAGTAAGCATAGAAAGCAATCCCTGAGATATCCAGCAGGCTGCTCAATAAAAAATAACGGTATCCAACTTCCCAAGTTGGGAGTTGTTAAAGCGGTAATCTCAAAAAAGCTTGGGAGCGAAATTAAATCTGTGACCGTCTCAAAAGACAGTACAGATAAATATTTCGCCGCTATTTTGTGGGAAGTTGAAGATACCCTAACGATCGAAGATGGTAAGATTTCGGGAATTGATTTAGGTCTTAATTCCTTGGTGACAGTGTTTGATGGGGAGACAACTTACAAAGTCGATCCAATCAAACCCACTAGGAAATATGCCAAACGACTGAGGCGGAGACAACAATCATTATCTCGGAAAAAGCTTGGCTCTAATAATCGGAAAAAACAGGTTAAGAAAGTAGCTAAGGTTCATCAGAAAATAGCAAATACTAGACTTGATTTCCTACATAAACTCTCTCGTAAATTAGTTGACGAAAACCAAGTCATTGTAGTAGAAGACATTTGTGTAAAAGGCGTCGCACGTACCAAGTTAGCGAAATCTGTTTTAGATGCTGGATTTGGAATGCTGGTAAATTTCTTAGCGTCCAAATTGAAAAGAGTTGGGGGAACACTTGTAGAGGTTGATAAATTTTTCCCTAGTACAAAGCTTTGTAATTATTGCAAGTTTAAGAATGATTCCCTTACCTTAAAGGATAGGGAATGGACTTGCCCAAAATGCGGAACCCACCATGATAGGGACTCAAATGCAACAAAAAACATTAGGGAAGAAGGCATTAGAATTCTATCAACAAATACCGATGGGCAGTCGGAACTTCAAGCTTGTGGAGAAGATCTAAGACTCGTTAGTAATTCTACTAAAAAGCGTTCTTCTGTGAAACAAGAATCTCCCGTTATAGCGTCAGCTTAA